In Fimbriiglobus ruber, a genomic segment contains:
- a CDS encoding beta strand repeat-containing protein encodes MSANIFWRTWSAQWTTRRRRPVSRSRLEVTPLEDRTTPASFVVSNTNDTTAAGTLRTAIDSVNVSSDPTNTITFSPGLSGTITLTASLPTITQSVAIQGPGAAVITIDGNMAYRIFDVDDGAAAALTVSISGLTLTHASAATGAAVYNDSDAVTLQNLAITRNFAIAPGGKVLGGGVGAGLYTGGGSVNVLNSTFTDNSAADTGAAIANTGSTVTISDSTIDSNTAASKAGTGGYFQSGGSSTIIESSFTNNVGGEGAGLFVTGGPTSLATSYIANNKSTNAGGPDNGGGLTVAGGQVTIQNSTVSGNTANNYGAGVDFESGTLTIQNSTIATNTADADNTGGGDGGGVFVASGLTVDLSSDIIAKNTVGTTGANPDVSGAASTTSAFNLIDDLTGLTGISNGTQNNQIGTADPMFVSTTPVFNGGPTPTFALQATSLAIGAGTANGLTTDQRGAPFVRTAGAGTDIGAFQTQPNQALVVTTAQDLNNPVYDPTNLSLREALRLAGTNAPTITFAPALDGSTIALALGTLDVNRSVSIQGPGASQLAVDGEGMFQPFLIYNGTASTLSTVSISGLTIQNGDSDPSTGGTGGGGAIESAENTTLDGVIVKTSKAAIYGGGIAQAIRGTLTVTNSWVTGNTTTGEGGGIENRGGSTVKIVNTAVTNNTAGTDGGGVASEFATANLVIQNSTVASNNADSDGGGVWVNSGSTFSLDNSTVALNMADADNTGGGDGGGLFVAGLTTPATMQSTIVAKNTVGTSGADLDIDGPINATMSLVFNTTGWGQGGSDAATLRGVDPLLGPLQNNGGLSPTLALQAGSPAIDAGSNPDHQTTDQRGTGFARVTGAGPDIGAFEFGSAVTITITPATLPAGTVGTAYSQALTAAGAAGPFTFAASGTLPAGLTLTPAGVLSGTPTAAGPSTFTVTATAGTVNGSQAYTVTIDPASAGVTLSPATLPAGVVGTAYSQALTAAGAAGPFTFAVTTGTLPAGLTLTPAGVLSGTPTAAGPASFTVTATAGTASGSQAYTLTVNTSSSTVTITPATLPAGAVGTAYSQTLTAAGAAGPFTFAVTTGTLPAGLTLTPAGVLSGTPTAVGPSSFTVTATSGVLSGSQAYTLTVNTSSSAVTITPATLPAGVVGTAYSQTLTAAGAAGPFTFAVTTGTLPAGLTLTPAGVLSGTPTAVGSSSFTVTATASTASGSQAYTLTVAASSTPTQALVGATQFAVGADAGGSGVVTVYNANQSVAFTFTPFPGFTGGVRVAAFQVGSTTYVAAATGPGVTNQVVVYDGTTQAVVDTITPFESTFTGGLFVSAGVIAAGGAPDLIVTPDQSGGPVVVVYDGASLAGGSVNQVARFFGINDPSFRGGDRAAVGDVNGDGVGDVIVSAGFGGGPRIAIYNGTTISAASPTELVPDFFAFESTLRNGAYVTAGDLTGSGYADLIFGAGPGGGPRVRAVNSAALLAAAGSFSTLDDPSVAGAGIADFFAGDPSNRGGIRVTVKNLDGDTKADLVVGDGTGAGSTVTSYTGAAIAASGSSPASGLSFDAFPGFTGGVFVG; translated from the coding sequence GTGAGTGCGAACATCTTCTGGCGAACCTGGTCGGCCCAATGGACCACCCGCCGTCGGCGACCCGTCTCCCGCTCGCGGCTGGAAGTGACTCCCCTGGAGGACCGCACGACGCCGGCGAGTTTCGTCGTCTCGAACACCAACGACACGACCGCGGCCGGCACCCTGCGGACGGCCATCGATTCGGTGAACGTGTCGTCCGATCCGACCAACACGATCACGTTCAGTCCCGGCTTGTCCGGCACGATCACGCTCACCGCCAGCCTTCCCACGATTACCCAGTCGGTGGCCATCCAGGGCCCCGGGGCCGCGGTCATCACGATCGACGGCAACATGGCTTACCGGATCTTCGATGTCGACGATGGGGCCGCGGCGGCGCTGACCGTCAGTATCTCCGGGCTGACCCTCACCCACGCGTCGGCCGCGACGGGGGCGGCCGTCTACAACGACAGCGACGCGGTGACCCTCCAGAACCTGGCGATCACCAGGAACTTCGCGATCGCGCCAGGGGGCAAAGTGTTGGGCGGCGGAGTTGGGGCCGGATTGTACACCGGAGGCGGCTCGGTGAACGTCCTGAACAGCACGTTCACGGACAACTCGGCCGCCGACACCGGGGCAGCCATCGCAAACACCGGGTCTACCGTGACCATCTCGGACAGCACGATCGACAGCAACACCGCGGCGAGCAAGGCCGGGACCGGCGGGTACTTCCAGAGCGGCGGGAGTTCGACCATCATCGAGAGTTCGTTCACGAACAACGTCGGCGGCGAGGGAGCCGGCCTGTTCGTGACCGGCGGCCCGACCAGCCTGGCGACCAGCTACATCGCAAACAACAAGTCGACCAACGCCGGTGGCCCGGACAACGGCGGCGGACTCACCGTGGCCGGCGGCCAGGTCACCATCCAGAACTCGACCGTTTCGGGCAACACCGCCAATAACTATGGGGCCGGCGTCGATTTCGAGAGCGGGACGCTGACCATCCAGAACAGCACGATCGCGACCAACACCGCGGACGCCGACAACACCGGCGGCGGCGACGGCGGCGGCGTCTTCGTCGCGTCCGGCTTGACTGTCGACCTGTCCAGCGACATCATCGCCAAGAACACCGTCGGCACGACCGGCGCCAACCCGGACGTGAGCGGGGCCGCCAGCACGACCAGCGCGTTCAACCTGATCGATGATCTGACCGGCCTGACCGGGATTTCCAACGGCACCCAAAACAACCAGATCGGCACCGCCGACCCCATGTTCGTGTCGACCACCCCGGTGTTCAACGGCGGCCCGACCCCGACGTTCGCCCTCCAGGCGACCAGCCTGGCGATCGGGGCCGGGACGGCCAACGGCCTGACGACCGACCAGCGGGGCGCCCCGTTCGTCCGGACGGCCGGCGCCGGGACCGACATCGGGGCGTTCCAGACGCAACCGAACCAGGCACTGGTCGTGACCACCGCCCAGGATCTGAACAACCCGGTCTACGACCCGACCAACCTGAGCCTCCGGGAGGCGCTCCGGCTGGCCGGGACGAACGCCCCGACGATCACCTTCGCCCCCGCGCTCGACGGGTCGACGATCGCCCTCGCCCTCGGCACGCTCGACGTCAACCGGTCGGTGTCGATCCAGGGGCCGGGCGCATCGCAGCTGGCCGTGGACGGGGAGGGAATGTTCCAGCCATTCCTCATCTACAACGGAACGGCGAGTACCCTGAGTACCGTGTCGATCTCGGGCCTGACCATCCAGAACGGCGACTCCGACCCGAGCACCGGCGGGACCGGGGGCGGCGGGGCCATCGAAAGCGCGGAAAACACCACGCTCGACGGCGTGATCGTGAAGACCAGCAAGGCCGCGATTTATGGCGGCGGCATCGCCCAGGCGATCCGCGGGACGCTGACGGTGACCAACAGTTGGGTCACCGGCAACACGACAACGGGCGAGGGCGGCGGGATTGAGAACAGGGGGGGATCGACGGTAAAAATCGTCAACACGGCGGTCACCAACAACACCGCCGGCACCGACGGGGGCGGGGTCGCTTCGGAATTCGCGACGGCCAACCTCGTGATCCAGAACAGCACGGTCGCGTCGAACAACGCGGACTCGGACGGCGGCGGCGTCTGGGTGAACAGCGGCAGCACGTTCTCGCTCGATAACTCGACGGTCGCCCTGAACATGGCGGACGCGGACAACACCGGCGGCGGTGACGGTGGCGGCTTGTTCGTCGCCGGCCTCACGACCCCGGCCACCATGCAAAGCACGATTGTCGCCAAGAACACGGTGGGCACGTCGGGCGCCGACCTCGACATCGACGGCCCGATCAACGCCACCATGAGTCTCGTCTTCAACACCACCGGGTGGGGTCAGGGCGGTAGCGACGCGGCGACCCTCCGGGGCGTGGACCCGCTCCTGGGGCCGCTCCAGAATAACGGCGGCCTGAGCCCGACGCTGGCGCTCCAGGCCGGGAGCCCGGCGATCGACGCCGGGTCCAACCCGGACCATCAGACGACCGACCAGCGGGGCACCGGGTTCGCCCGGGTCACGGGGGCCGGGCCGGACATCGGGGCGTTCGAGTTCGGCTCCGCGGTCACCATCACAATCACCCCGGCGACGCTGCCGGCCGGGACGGTCGGGACGGCGTACTCGCAGGCGCTGACGGCGGCCGGGGCGGCCGGGCCGTTCACGTTCGCGGCCAGCGGTACCCTCCCGGCCGGCCTCACCCTGACCCCCGCCGGGGTCCTGTCCGGCACCCCGACGGCCGCCGGCCCGTCGACGTTCACGGTGACCGCCACCGCCGGAACCGTGAACGGTTCCCAGGCCTACACCGTGACCATTGACCCGGCCTCGGCGGGAGTGACGTTGAGCCCGGCGACGCTGCCGGCCGGGGTCGTCGGGACGGCGTACTCGCAGGCGCTGACGGCGGCCGGGGCGGCCGGCCCGTTCACGTTCGCGGTCACCACGGGGACGCTCCCGGCCGGCCTCACCCTGACCCCCGCCGGGGTCCTGTCCGGCACCCCGACGGCCGCCGGCCCGGCCTCGTTCACCGTCACGGCCACCGCGGGAACGGCGTCCGGCTCCCAGGCGTACACCCTGACCGTCAACACGAGTTCGTCCACCGTCACAATCACCCCGGCGACGCTGCCGGCCGGGGCGGTCGGGACGGCGTACTCGCAGACGCTGACGGCGGCCGGTGCGGCCGGCCCGTTCACGTTCGCGGTCACCACCGGAACGCTCCCGGCCGGCCTCACCCTGACCCCCGCCGGGGTCCTGTCCGGCACCCCGACGGCCGTCGGCCCGTCCTCGTTCACCGTCACGGCCACCAGCGGGGTGTTGTCCGGCTCCCAGGCCTACACCCTGACCGTCAACACGAGTTCGTCCGCCGTCACGATCACCCCGGCGACGCTGCCGGCCGGGGTCGTCGGGACGGCGTACTCGCAGACGCTGACGGCGGCCGGGGCGGCCGGCCCGTTCACGTTCGCCGTCACCACGGGAACGCTCCCGGCCGGCCTCACCCTGACGCCCGCCGGGGTCCTGTCCGGTACGCCGACGGCCGTCGGGTCGTCCTCGTTCACCGTTACGGCCACCGCGAGTACGGCGTCCGGCTCCCAGGCGTACACCCTCACCGTGGCCGCGAGTTCCACCCCGACCCAGGCGCTCGTCGGGGCGACCCAGTTCGCCGTCGGGGCGGACGCGGGCGGGTCCGGGGTGGTGACCGTGTACAACGCCAACCAGTCGGTCGCCTTTACGTTCACCCCGTTCCCCGGGTTCACCGGCGGGGTGCGGGTGGCGGCCTTCCAGGTCGGGAGTACCACCTACGTGGCCGCCGCGACCGGGCCGGGCGTCACGAACCAGGTCGTCGTGTACGACGGCACCACACAAGCGGTGGTCGACACCATCACCCCGTTCGAGAGTACGTTCACCGGCGGGCTGTTCGTGTCGGCCGGGGTCATCGCGGCCGGCGGCGCCCCCGACCTGATCGTCACCCCGGACCAGTCCGGCGGCCCGGTCGTCGTGGTCTACGACGGGGCGTCCCTGGCCGGCGGGAGCGTGAATCAGGTGGCCCGCTTCTTCGGCATCAACGACCCGAGCTTCCGCGGCGGCGACCGGGCCGCCGTCGGGGACGTCAACGGCGACGGCGTCGGCGACGTGATCGTGTCGGCCGGGTTCGGGGGCGGCCCGCGGATCGCGATCTATAACGGGACAACGATCTCCGCCGCCAGCCCGACCGAGTTGGTCCCGGACTTCTTCGCGTTCGAGAGTACGCTGCGGAACGGGGCGTACGTGACCGCCGGCGACCTGACCGGGTCGGGGTACGCGGACCTGATCTTCGGGGCCGGGCCGGGCGGCGGCCCGCGGGTCCGGGCGGTCAACAGCGCGGCCCTTCTCGCGGCCGCGGGGAGTTTCTCGACGCTGGACGACCCGTCGGTAGCGGGCGCCGGCATCGCCGACTTCTTCGCCGGCGACCCGTCCAACCGGGGCGGCATCCGGGTGACGGTCAAGAACCTGGACGGCGACACCAAGGCGGATCTGGTCGTGGGCGACGGGACCGGGGCCGGATCGACGGTCACGTCGTACACCGGCGCGGCCATCGCGGCGAGCGGGTCGTCGCCCGCGTCCGGCTTGAGCTTCGACGCGTTCCCCGGCTTCACCGGCGGCGTCTTCGTCGGGTGA
- a CDS encoding transposase: protein MEGVREAGRLLAGRLPDEPANCRRQKLRAAARAKGHPEPSAARLAWCAWTLPVTNVPGELLTPPEAVVLYRARWQVELLFKRWKSQDLVAVLSDSTVVRQMVRVWSRLLAAVIQHWLVVATAWGTRPEVG, encoded by the coding sequence GTGGAAGGGGTTCGCGAAGCGGGTCGCCTGCTGGCGGGGCGGTTGCCCGACGAACCGGCCAACTGCCGCCGCCAGAAGTTGCGGGCGGCGGCCCGCGCGAAGGGCCATCCGGAGCCGTCCGCGGCCCGACTGGCGTGGTGCGCGTGGACCCTCCCAGTGACGAACGTGCCGGGGGAACTCCTGACCCCGCCGGAAGCCGTCGTCCTGTACCGGGCCCGCTGGCAGGTGGAACTCCTGTTCAAGCGCTGGAAATCGCAGGACTTGGTGGCCGTGCTGAGCGATTCGACGGTGGTCCGCCAGATGGTCCGGGTGTGGTCGCGGTTACTGGCCGCGGTCATCCAGCACTGGTTGGTGGTGGCGACCGCGTGGGGGACGCGACCCGAAGTTGGGTGA
- a CDS encoding beta strand repeat-containing protein, producing MSALFGLVHRSVSVHRLARWVPACFLGRVRNSAQPRMRLGLAQLEDRITPASFVVSNTNDTTAAGTLRTAINSVNASTDPTNTITFLPGLFGTISLGSSLPTITQPVTIQGPGAALITINGMGNQIFQLDSTSASVTNTDAISGLTLTNGGSATDGGAVYDNNQNLTLDSMTITANTATGDGAGLFTNGGTVIVTNSVFSNNKAADGVAIRNTGATVAIADTTIDGNTATNPDGTGGYYQSGGSSTITGSSFTNNVGGDGVGLFVTGGPTTLGTSFVGNNKSTNAGGPDIGGGLAVAGGQVTVQNSTISGNTANADGAGVDFQSGSLTIQNSTIAFNTADADNTGGGDGGGVFVATTLSVGLSSNIIAKNAVGTSGANPDVSGVASATSAFNLIGDSTGLTGISNGTQNNQIGTAGTPLDPMFVSTSPVFNGGPTPTFALQSTSLAIGTGTANTLPTDQRGAPFVRTAGAGTDIGAFQTQPNQALVVTTAQDLNSPLYNPANLSLREAIRLAGTNAPTITFAPALNGSTINLTLGTLDVNRSLSIQGPGASQLTVDGQGMFQPFLIFNGTASTLSTVSISGLTVQNGDSDPSLGGTGFGGGIESAENTTLDSVIVKNSKATSSGGGVAQAIRGTLKITNSWIDSNAAVGGVGGGVANIAGSTVKIVNTAITNNTSGTDGGGVASAFGTANLVVQNSTIASNKANADGGGVWVSAGSTFALDNSTVALNMADADNTGGGSGGGLFVAGLTTPATAQSTIVAKNTVGTSGTDPDIDGRIDTTKSLVFNTTGWDQSGSDAATIRGQDPLLGTLQNNGGLSPTLALQSGSPAIDAGSNPDSQTTDQRGTGFARTTGAATDIGAFEFGSTVTITITPATLPAAVVGTAYSQTLTAAGAAGPFTFTVTTGTLPAGLTLTSAGVLSGTPTAGGPSSFTVTATSGVLSGSQAYTLTVNASSSTVTITPATLPAGVVGTAYSQTLTAAGAAGPFSFAVTTGTLPAGLTLTSAGVLSGTPTAVGSSPFTVTATAGTASGSQAYTLTVAASSTPTQALVGATQFAVGADAGGSGVVTVYNANQSVAFTFTPFPGFTGGVRVATFQVGSTTYVAAATGPGVANQVVVYDGTTQAVVDTITPFESTFTGGLFVSAGVIAAGGAPDLIVTPDQTGGPVVVIYDGASLAGKSVNQVARFFGINDPSFRGGDRAAVGDVNGDGVGDVIVSAGYSGGPRIAIYDGTTISAASPTELVPDFFAFESTLRNGAYVAAGDLTGSGYADLIFGAGPGGAPRVRAVNSAVLIAAAGSFSSLDDPSVAGAGIADFFAGDPSSRGGIRVTVKNLDGDTKADLVVGDGTGAGSTVTSYTGAAIAASGSSPASGLSFDAFPGFTGGVFVG from the coding sequence ATGTCTGCCCTCTTCGGACTCGTGCATCGTTCGGTCTCCGTCCACCGACTCGCCCGATGGGTGCCCGCCTGCTTTTTGGGGCGTGTCCGTAATTCCGCGCAGCCCCGGATGCGTCTCGGCCTCGCCCAGCTGGAAGACCGCATCACGCCGGCCAGTTTCGTCGTCTCGAACACCAATGACACGACCGCGGCCGGCACCCTGCGAACGGCCATCAATTCGGTGAACGCGTCCACCGACCCGACCAACACGATCACGTTCCTGCCCGGCTTGTTCGGGACGATCAGCCTCGGGTCCTCCCTCCCGACGATCACCCAGCCGGTCACCATCCAGGGCCCCGGGGCGGCGCTGATCACGATCAACGGCATGGGCAACCAGATCTTTCAACTCGACAGCACCAGTGCGTCGGTCACCAACACCGACGCCATTTCCGGGCTCACGCTGACGAACGGGGGGAGCGCGACGGACGGCGGGGCCGTGTACGACAACAACCAGAACCTCACGCTCGACAGCATGACGATTACCGCGAACACCGCCACCGGCGACGGGGCCGGGCTGTTCACCAACGGCGGCACCGTGATCGTCACGAACAGCGTGTTCAGCAATAACAAGGCTGCCGACGGGGTGGCCATCCGCAACACCGGGGCGACCGTCGCGATCGCCGACACCACGATCGACGGCAACACCGCGACCAACCCGGACGGGACCGGCGGCTACTACCAGAGCGGCGGGAGTTCGACCATCACCGGCAGTTCGTTCACGAACAACGTCGGCGGCGACGGGGTCGGCCTGTTCGTGACCGGCGGCCCGACCACCCTGGGGACCAGTTTCGTCGGCAACAACAAGTCGACCAACGCGGGCGGCCCGGACATCGGCGGCGGGCTCGCCGTGGCCGGCGGCCAGGTCACCGTCCAAAACTCGACCATCTCGGGCAACACCGCCAACGCCGACGGGGCCGGCGTCGATTTCCAGAGCGGGTCGCTCACCATCCAGAACAGCACGATCGCGTTCAACACCGCGGACGCGGACAACACCGGCGGCGGCGACGGCGGCGGCGTCTTCGTCGCGACCACCCTGTCCGTCGGCCTGTCCAGCAACATCATCGCCAAGAACGCCGTCGGCACGTCCGGCGCCAACCCGGACGTGAGTGGGGTCGCCAGCGCGACCAGTGCGTTCAACCTGATCGGCGATTCGACCGGCCTGACCGGGATTTCGAACGGCACGCAAAACAACCAGATCGGCACCGCCGGCACCCCGCTCGACCCCATGTTCGTGTCGACCAGCCCGGTGTTCAATGGCGGCCCGACCCCGACGTTCGCCCTCCAATCGACCAGCCTGGCGATCGGGACCGGGACGGCCAACACCCTGCCGACCGACCAGCGGGGCGCCCCGTTCGTCCGGACGGCCGGCGCCGGGACCGACATCGGGGCGTTCCAGACGCAACCGAACCAGGCGCTGGTCGTGACCACCGCCCAGGACCTGAACAGCCCGCTCTACAACCCGGCCAACTTGAGCCTCCGGGAGGCGATCCGGCTGGCCGGGACGAACGCCCCGACGATCACCTTCGCCCCGGCCCTCAACGGGTCGACGATCAACCTCACCCTCGGCACGCTGGACGTCAACCGGTCGCTGTCGATCCAGGGGCCCGGCGCGTCTCAATTGACCGTGGACGGCCAGGGGATGTTCCAGCCGTTCCTCATCTTCAACGGGACCGCGAGCACACTGAGCACCGTGTCGATCTCGGGCCTGACCGTCCAGAACGGCGACTCCGACCCGAGCCTCGGCGGAACCGGGTTCGGCGGGGGCATCGAAAGCGCGGAAAACACCACGCTCGACAGCGTGATCGTGAAGAACAGCAAAGCCACGAGTTCGGGCGGCGGCGTCGCCCAAGCGATCCGCGGGACGCTCAAAATTACCAACAGCTGGATCGACAGCAACGCAGCCGTCGGTGGCGTGGGTGGCGGGGTCGCCAACATCGCCGGGTCGACGGTGAAGATTGTCAATACGGCTATCACCAACAACACGTCCGGCACCGACGGCGGCGGCGTGGCGTCGGCGTTCGGGACGGCCAACCTCGTGGTCCAGAACAGCACGATCGCGTCGAACAAGGCGAACGCGGACGGCGGCGGCGTGTGGGTCAGCGCGGGCAGCACGTTCGCGCTCGACAACTCGACGGTCGCCCTGAACATGGCGGACGCGGACAATACCGGCGGCGGCAGCGGCGGCGGGTTGTTCGTCGCCGGCCTGACGACGCCCGCCACCGCCCAGAGTACGATCGTCGCCAAGAACACGGTGGGCACGTCGGGCACCGACCCGGACATCGACGGCCGGATCGACACTACCAAGAGCCTCGTCTTCAACACCACCGGGTGGGACCAGAGCGGCAGCGACGCGGCCACCATCCGGGGCCAGGACCCGCTCCTGGGCACCCTCCAGAACAACGGCGGCCTCAGCCCGACGCTGGCGCTCCAGTCCGGGAGCCCGGCGATCGACGCCGGGTCCAACCCGGACAGCCAGACGACCGACCAGCGGGGCACCGGGTTCGCCCGCACCACGGGAGCCGCGACGGACATCGGCGCGTTCGAGTTCGGCTCCACGGTCACCATTACGATCACCCCGGCGACACTGCCGGCCGCGGTGGTCGGAACGGCGTACTCGCAGACGCTGACGGCGGCCGGGGCGGCCGGCCCGTTCACGTTCACGGTCACCACCGGGACGCTCCCGGCCGGCCTGACCCTGACGTCCGCCGGGGTCCTGTCCGGCACCCCGACGGCTGGTGGGCCGTCCTCGTTCACGGTCACGGCCACCAGCGGCGTGTTGTCCGGCTCCCAGGCGTACACCCTGACCGTCAACGCGAGTTCGTCCACCGTCACGATCACCCCGGCGACGCTGCCGGCCGGAGTGGTCGGGACGGCGTACTCGCAGACGCTGACGGCGGCCGGTGCGGCCGGGCCGTTCTCGTTCGCGGTCACCACCGGGACGCTCCCGGCCGGCCTGACCCTGACGTCGGCCGGCGTATTGTCCGGCACGCCGACCGCCGTCGGGTCGTCCCCGTTCACCGTCACGGCCACCGCGGGGACGGCGTCCGGTTCTCAGGCCTACACCCTCACCGTCGCCGCAAGTTCCACCCCGACCCAGGCGCTCGTCGGGGCGACCCAGTTCGCCGTCGGGGCGGACGCGGGCGGGTCCGGGGTGGTGACCGTGTACAACGCCAACCAGTCGGTCGCCTTCACGTTCACCCCGTTCCCCGGGTTCACCGGCGGGGTGCGGGTGGCCACCTTCCAGGTCGGGAGTACCACCTACGTGGCCGCCGCGACCGGGCCGGGCGTCGCGAACCAGGTCGTCGTGTACGACGGCACCACGCAAGCGGTGGTCGACACCATCACCCCGTTCGAGAGCACGTTCACCGGCGGGCTGTTCGTGTCGGCCGGGGTCATCGCGGCCGGCGGCGCCCCCGACCTGATCGTCACCCCGGACCAGACCGGGGGCCCGGTCGTCGTGATCTACGACGGGGCGTCCCTGGCGGGCAAGAGCGTGAACCAGGTGGCCCGGTTCTTCGGCATCAACGACCCGAGCTTCCGCGGTGGCGACCGGGCGGCTGTCGGGGACGTCAACGGCGACGGCGTCGGCGACGTGATCGTGTCGGCCGGGTACAGCGGCGGTCCGCGGATCGCGATCTATGACGGGACAACGATCTCCGCCGCCAGCCCGACCGAGTTGGTCCCGGACTTCTTCGCGTTCGAGAGTACGCTGCGGAACGGGGCGTACGTGGCGGCGGGCGACTTGACCGGGTCGGGGTACGCGGATCTGATCTTCGGGGCCGGGCCGGGTGGCGCCCCGCGGGTCCGGGCGGTCAACAGCGCGGTCCTGATCGCGGCCGCGGGGAGTTTCTCGTCGCTGGACGACCCGTCGGTAGCGGGCGCCGGCATCGCCGACTTCTTCGCCGGCGACCCGTCCAGCCGGGGCGGCATCCGGGTGACGGTCAAGAACCTGGACGGCGACACCAAGGCGGATCTGGTCGTGGGCGACGGGACCGGGGCCGGATCGACGGTCACGTCGTACACCGGCGCGGCCATCGCGGCGAGCGGGTCGTCGCCCGCGTCCGGCTTGAGCTTCGACGCGTTCCCCGGCTTCACCGGCGGCGTCTTCGTCGGGTGA